The following proteins are encoded in a genomic region of Pyrus communis chromosome 11, drPyrComm1.1, whole genome shotgun sequence:
- the LOC137709502 gene encoding glyoxylate/hydroxypyruvate/pyruvate reductase 2KGR-like: MESIAVLMPIPMSSYLEQELEKRFNLLKLWTVPNRTQFIKDHSASIRAIVGNATAGADAELIAALPKLEIVSSFSVGMDKVDLKTCKEKGIRVTNTPDVLTDDVADLAIGLTLAVLRRLCESDRYVRSGQWKEGEYKLTTKFTGKTVGIIGLGRIGKAVAKRAEAFSCPIAYFSRTEKPDLKFKYYPSVVELAANCDVLVVACPLTEETRHIINRQVINALGPKGVLINIGRGSHVDEPELVSALVEGRLGGAGLDVYEKEPEVPEELFALENVVLLPHVGSGTVETRSAMADLVIGNLEAHFLKKPLLTPVV, translated from the exons ATGGAGTCCATCGCCGTCCTCATGCCGATTCCAATGTCCTCCTATTTGGAGCAGGAGCTCGAGAAGCGCTTCAACCTCCTCAAGCTCTGGACCGTCCCCAATAGAACCCAGTTCATCAAGGACCACTCCGCGTCCATCCGTGCCATCGTCGGCAACGCCACCGCCGGAGCCGACGCCGAGCTCATCGCCGCTTTGCCTAAGCTGGAGATTGTTTCCAGTTTCAGCGTTGGGATGGATAAGGTCGATTTGAAGACGTGTAAGGAAAAGGGTATTCGGGTCACCAACACCCCCGACGTTTTGACCGACGACGTGGCGGACCTTGCTATTGGGCTGACGTTGGCGGTGCTGAGACGGCTGTGTGAGAGTGATCGGTATGTGAGGAGTGGGCAGTGGAAGGAGGGCGAGTACAAGTTGACCACCaag TTCACTGGGAAAACTGTTGGAATCATTGGTCTCGGAAGAATTGGCAAAGCAGTTGCAAAGAGAGCCGAGGCTTTTAGCTGCCCAATTGCTTACTTTTCCAGGACAGAAAAGCCAGATTTGAAGTTCAAATACTACCCAAGTGTTGTGGAGTTGGCCGCCAACTGTGATGTTCTAGTTGTTGCATGCCCCTTAACTGAAGAGACCCGCCACATTATCAATCGTCAAGTCATTAATGCTTTGGGGCCAAAGGGTGTTCTCATCAACATTGGGAGAGGCTCTCATGTTGACGAACCTGAGCTGGTATCTGCTCTGGTAGAAGGCCGGTTAGGTGGGGCAGGGCTTGACGTTTATGAGAAGGAACCAGAAGTACCTGAAGAGCTGTTTGCGCTCGAGAATGTGGTCCTCTTGCCTCATGTCGGAAGTGGCACAGTAGAAACTCGCAGTGCCATGGCAGACCTTGTGATTGGGAATCTTGAGGCTCACTTCTTGAAGAAACCATTGTTGACACCAGTGGTCTAA